The Gemmatimonadaceae bacterium genome includes the window CCAGGCCGCGCGCACCGCATCCGCTCCGTGAGTCTTCGTCACTGCGACGATCGTCACCGCCTGGCCGTGTCCGCCGCGTTCAGCAGCGAGCTTGATGCGCGCTCGCACGTCAGCGACGCGCGCGCCGAGCGCAGGAAATGTCATAACCTTCAAATTTAATTAACCACTGGCAGCTATAACGGAAGGTTTAAACGGATTCGGCGGATCGAGCGGATCGAGTCGTGCTGGCGTCCACGTGAGTGCCGGTCATAGATGCCAGACGACGCGCGCGCCGTTACCCGAAATTCTTGATTAGACTGAGAACGAGGCGCCGCAGGTCGTTATAAGTGACGAGCGCGAAGAGCAGAAGCACTGCGGCCAGCCCCGCGCGCAGGATGTAGTCTCGCGTTTTCATGCTGAACGCACTGCCCTTCACTGCCTCGAGCAGGTTCACTAGAATCTGTCCCCCGTCAAGTATTGGGATCGGGAGCAGATTGAACACTGCCAGATTCACGCTGATCAGCGCGATCAGGAGGAGGAGATTCTCCAGACCCCCGCGCGCAGCCTCGACCGACGCCGTGGCAATCATTATCGGTCCACCAAGCTCGCTCGCCGCAACCTTTCGTGTCGCCAAGCCCTTCAGCGCGTCGATGACCGAACCCGCCATTGCCCAGGTGATGGTCCAGCCATTCACGACGGCTTCACCGAAGCCTATCGGCCGCGATGCCGTACCTGGCAGGATGCCGATGCGTCCAATCGTTTCGATTTTACCGGTGGCCGCATTCCTCGACGTATCGGGAAGTGGCGTGACCTTGACCGTTCTTCGGGTTCCACCTCTACTGACTTCGAGCTCCAGCTCTTTCCCGAGAGACCCGGCAATGGTTACAACAAGACTGTCCCACGCGAGCAACGGCACGGCGTTGATCGCTATGATGCTGTCACCCCGGCGGAGCCCTGCGAGATCGGCTGGCCGCCCTACGACTACCGAGTCGGTGGTCGTGGAGACATACGGCATTC containing:
- the rseP gene encoding RIP metalloprotease RseP codes for the protein MLAWVAPLIVFGIVVFVHELGHFLAAKAVGVYTPRFSIGFGKALWKKRWGETEYVIAALPLGGYVRMASKDDEATAFIEGGSENAVTEIATKGEPLDPEAMMPFGPKPIPAHRWLESQPLWARLVILLAGVTMNIILALVVMTGMLAYYGMPYVSTTTDSVVVGRPADLAGLRRGDSIIAINAVPLLAWDSLVVTIAGSLGKELELEVSRGGTRRTVKVTPLPDTSRNAATGKIETIGRIGILPGTASRPIGFGEAVVNGWTITWAMAGSVIDALKGLATRKVAASELGGPIMIATASVEAARGGLENLLLLIALISVNLAVFNLLPIPILDGGQILVNLLEAVKGSAFSMKTRDYILRAGLAAVLLLFALVTYNDLRRLVLSLIKNFG